A window of Rubricoccus marinus contains these coding sequences:
- a CDS encoding T9SS type A sorting domain-containing protein — protein sequence MTSRIRLAATLLLALATGAANAQPALPEVLPSETLRLASGDLPPGFDLIRFYPTGTRLAAGDINGDGRADVVYTATDVPDASTADLSDRIDQTVVYFGPAADYTPGQVVSVRLQPVGDVTGDGFSDAFSVPQRGEPSRIYRGSPDGYVEGRLLTDNGKPVVLDALTSSVRTAGFGDMDGDGLADLATVQFGSRDTLTVVLGVGNVKKVPLGGEGRYDRRSVSLADIDGDDRDDVIFYERRLSPVTAQDPLVVRAASLGPDGVATVRTLLEVPRPIFTNYLVFPTDADADGDIDLLVVRDFSPGLYQPALYLQESGSFDPLPYEAPGYYPAGDVDGDGVEDGAIENGGGADISAIGFGPLRFDVENRSARFASVDPVFPPGVPEPYVVRSYLQSFSTPVGDVDGDGRDDIVLDAELRREESLAGFGRVTISSDGSSLSSSIAYLEGDGIPASDVRYAAGLGDVNGDGVDDFAVVHRATSYRTDPRVEVFMGGNPFPSTATTTLRLDSRFSTDGPAAVPLEPERVVAGDVDGDGERDIAVAYPHAFRDQQYLGGIAIWLGGASLGSEPDWSYLCTSLEQPTCEGQGRGAGIVTAAVGDANGDGVDDLFFGGSGKLMVLLGGEALPSSDTPLPEDRTDVFELSPSAIPFRLDVPGDVDQDGFADAVVCQLQNERCNVVFGAVGGFADERSVLRLTPAPGFNPGISLSHADVNGDGASDIITANALGSGSSPTLDVYYGGPSFDAELDVRSDVLGEVGIVGANGSSFLFYGEITALPDLDNDGDAEILIGGGDGRAYSEQRDAFVVLGGTFEPSARLVGPNPSRSLGVNNNNTTSAQHSAVGDFNGDGIMDAILVQGDDDNDAPESDRLYFYSLEDVVVSNESAALGNGLDLRVGPNPVGSEASVQIVLTAPEAVTVEVFDALGRRLLASTQELAAGTHRLPLDARTLASGVHVVRVQAGEERASQRITVVR from the coding sequence ATGACCTCCCGGATCCGTCTGGCCGCCACTCTCCTGCTCGCACTCGCTACGGGTGCAGCCAATGCTCAGCCCGCACTGCCTGAGGTGTTGCCATCAGAGACGCTCCGCCTCGCCAGCGGCGACCTGCCTCCAGGATTTGATCTCATCCGCTTTTATCCGACCGGAACGCGTCTGGCGGCCGGGGACATTAACGGTGATGGTCGGGCGGACGTGGTCTACACTGCCACAGACGTACCCGACGCAAGCACGGCTGATCTAAGCGACCGCATTGATCAAACGGTGGTCTACTTCGGGCCTGCTGCGGATTACACACCAGGTCAGGTTGTCTCAGTACGCCTCCAGCCCGTCGGCGACGTGACGGGAGATGGTTTCTCCGACGCGTTCTCAGTGCCTCAAAGAGGGGAGCCGTCAAGGATATACCGAGGGTCGCCGGATGGATACGTTGAGGGCCGATTGCTCACGGACAACGGAAAGCCGGTTGTCCTTGACGCGCTTACGAGTTCCGTGCGGACGGCAGGGTTCGGAGACATGGACGGCGACGGACTTGCTGACCTCGCGACCGTCCAGTTCGGTTCTAGAGACACACTGACTGTCGTTCTAGGTGTCGGCAACGTAAAAAAGGTGCCACTCGGTGGTGAGGGCAGGTACGATCGCAGAAGTGTATCGCTGGCAGACATCGACGGCGATGACCGTGATGATGTCATCTTCTATGAGCGGCGCCTCTCACCTGTAACAGCACAAGACCCTCTTGTGGTGCGAGCCGCCTCGCTCGGCCCAGATGGTGTTGCAACGGTACGTACTCTTCTAGAGGTGCCGCGCCCGATCTTCACCAATTACCTCGTCTTCCCTACGGACGCTGACGCTGACGGCGATATCGATTTGCTAGTCGTTAGAGATTTCAGCCCCGGTCTCTATCAGCCGGCCTTGTATCTCCAGGAGAGCGGCAGCTTCGATCCCCTGCCTTACGAAGCTCCGGGCTATTACCCGGCGGGAGACGTTGACGGTGATGGAGTGGAAGACGGTGCAATTGAAAATGGAGGCGGTGCTGACATTTCCGCGATCGGCTTCGGTCCGCTTCGTTTCGACGTCGAAAACAGGTCGGCTCGCTTTGCGTCGGTAGATCCTGTGTTTCCTCCCGGTGTCCCTGAGCCGTACGTGGTTCGGTCGTACCTCCAGTCGTTCTCTACACCCGTGGGGGACGTAGACGGTGATGGGAGAGACGATATCGTACTCGATGCTGAACTACGTAGGGAGGAGAGTCTGGCGGGCTTTGGACGCGTGACCATAAGCTCGGACGGATCGTCTCTCTCCTCATCGATCGCGTATCTCGAGGGTGACGGTATACCAGCCTCCGACGTCCGGTACGCTGCAGGCTTAGGAGACGTCAACGGCGACGGAGTTGACGATTTCGCCGTCGTGCACCGTGCGACATCGTACAGGACAGATCCCCGCGTGGAGGTGTTCATGGGCGGGAATCCGTTCCCAAGCACTGCTACGACGACGTTGCGCCTGGACTCACGGTTTTCGACGGATGGACCCGCTGCTGTGCCACTGGAACCCGAGCGAGTCGTTGCCGGAGACGTCGATGGGGACGGCGAGCGTGACATCGCCGTGGCTTACCCTCACGCCTTTCGGGATCAGCAATACTTGGGGGGGATTGCCATCTGGCTTGGCGGTGCATCGCTCGGCAGCGAGCCGGATTGGAGCTATCTCTGTACGTCTCTCGAGCAACCCACGTGCGAAGGCCAGGGGAGGGGGGCAGGGATCGTCACAGCGGCAGTCGGTGACGCGAACGGAGACGGTGTCGATGATCTGTTCTTCGGAGGCAGTGGCAAGCTGATGGTGCTCCTGGGGGGAGAGGCGCTGCCGAGCTCGGACACCCCCTTGCCGGAAGATCGGACGGATGTGTTCGAGCTTTCTCCCTCAGCGATCCCGTTCCGACTTGACGTTCCCGGCGACGTAGACCAAGATGGCTTCGCCGACGCTGTCGTGTGTCAGCTTCAAAATGAGAGATGCAACGTCGTCTTTGGGGCCGTAGGCGGATTCGCAGACGAGCGGTCAGTTCTTCGGCTTACCCCTGCTCCCGGCTTCAATCCAGGAATTAGCCTGAGTCATGCGGATGTGAATGGAGACGGCGCCTCCGACATCATAACAGCCAATGCGCTTGGGTCTGGCTCATCTCCAACCCTAGACGTGTACTATGGGGGCCCAAGTTTTGATGCAGAGTTAGACGTGAGGTCCGATGTGTTGGGCGAGGTCGGAATCGTTGGCGCAAATGGAAGCTCCTTCCTTTTCTACGGTGAGATTACCGCTCTGCCTGACTTGGACAACGACGGCGACGCTGAGATTCTGATAGGAGGAGGCGATGGGCGCGCCTACAGCGAACAGCGTGATGCTTTCGTCGTGCTGGGTGGAACGTTCGAGCCTTCCGCGCGGCTTGTGGGTCCCAACCCTTCACGCTCGCTAGGCGTCAACAACAACAACACGACCTCCGCGCAGCACTCGGCGGTTGGCGACTTCAACGGCGACGGCATCATGGACGCGATTCTGGTGCAGGGCGACGATGACAACGACGCCCCGGAGTCTGACCGTCTGTACTTCTACAGCCTAGAAGACGTCGTCGTGTCCAACGAATCGGCTGCTCTTGGGAACGGTTTGGATCTGCGCGTTGGACCAAACCCGGTCGGCTCTGAGGCATCGGTTCAGATCGTGCTCACCGCGCCAGAGGCCGTGACGGTGGAGGTTTTCGACGCGCTAGGCCGACGCCTCCTCGCGTCAACTCAAGAACTCGCAGCGGGAACGCACCGCTTGCCGCTTGATGCCCGCACGCTCGCTTCTGGCGTCCATGTGGTGCGCGTTCAGGCAGGTGAAGAGAGAGCGTCGCAACGCATTACGGTTGTGCGTTGA
- a CDS encoding M42 family metallopeptidase: protein MTDADRQFLFDLLSTPSPTGWEAPGQRLWAARASGDADRVESDAYGSAWAVRDGKSKKAPTLLLEAHADEIGFAVKYITEDGFLRVDRIGGSDQAIARGRRLMVLGENGPVPAIIGNTAIHLRDRKDDEKAPKLEELFVDVGAKDREGVAALGIRVGHPAVYPDGPSMLGDDLIMGRALDNRLGGYVLTQVLDALASGAKHSATVVALNAVQEEIGGNGAKMAAYRIDPDMAVVLDVTHATDSPGIEKAKHGEVKLGGGPTVTHGTVNHPEVVARLMEVAEQEGIPLQHESSSRYSGTDTDVIFTSRRGVPSALVSIPMRYMHSTVETVAVSDVEHTVRLLTAFAQSIRTSDTFRTEIL from the coding sequence ATGACCGACGCCGACCGCCAGTTTCTCTTCGATCTCCTCAGCACGCCCAGCCCGACGGGGTGGGAGGCCCCCGGCCAGCGCCTCTGGGCCGCCCGCGCCTCTGGCGACGCCGACCGCGTGGAAAGCGACGCCTACGGGAGCGCGTGGGCCGTGCGCGACGGCAAAAGCAAAAAGGCTCCAACGCTCCTCCTCGAAGCACACGCCGACGAGATCGGCTTCGCGGTGAAGTACATCACCGAGGACGGCTTTCTCCGCGTCGACCGAATCGGCGGTAGCGATCAGGCCATCGCCAGAGGCCGCCGGCTGATGGTTCTGGGCGAGAACGGTCCTGTCCCAGCCATTATCGGCAACACGGCGATCCACCTCCGCGACCGGAAGGACGACGAGAAGGCGCCCAAGCTGGAGGAACTGTTCGTGGACGTGGGCGCAAAGGACCGCGAGGGCGTGGCCGCACTAGGCATCCGCGTGGGACACCCGGCCGTCTACCCCGATGGCCCGTCCATGCTCGGCGACGACCTCATCATGGGTCGCGCGCTGGACAACCGGCTGGGCGGCTACGTACTCACACAAGTGCTGGACGCGCTCGCCTCTGGCGCGAAGCACAGCGCGACGGTTGTGGCGCTGAACGCGGTGCAAGAGGAGATCGGCGGCAACGGGGCCAAGATGGCAGCCTACCGCATCGACCCCGATATGGCCGTCGTGCTAGATGTGACGCACGCGACAGACTCGCCCGGCATCGAGAAGGCAAAGCACGGCGAGGTCAAGCTGGGCGGTGGGCCGACCGTGACGCACGGGACGGTGAACCACCCGGAAGTCGTCGCGCGGCTGATGGAGGTCGCGGAGCAAGAAGGCATCCCGCTGCAGCACGAGTCGTCCTCACGCTACTCCGGGACGGACACAGACGTGATTTTTACTTCGCGTCGCGGCGTGCCCAGCGCGCTCGTCTCCATCCCGATGCGCTACATGCACTCCACCGTCGAGACCGTCGCGGTTTCGGACGTGGAGCACACCGTTCGCCTGCTCACCGCTTTCGCGCAGAGCATCCGTACCTCGGACACGTTCCGCACCGAGATCCTCTGA
- a CDS encoding DMT family transporter encodes MGARSPEAPGESRRALFAVALAAVLWGGTFVLGKVALEEITPTWLIAWRFALGAGALLPFVRWRRVRLGREEILMTLAGGAIAALVVFLLQFEGLARTTASSAALLVAVLPPLLAIAALVVDREIPSRTTWVAIGLSVVGVLLLVGRSGPGRTLLGDALCLSSMVGAVAWTLLSRRLARRIGALAATALQFTVGVPLLVGLGLWRGGAAVPVSPEAWGAVLVLGTACTALTFWLFNWGVLRVQAARAGVLSNIEPAVGALLGVTLLGETLGPLASLGGALLIAAAVLASRADTSGAVATPDIASAVPLTALDVRPLRK; translated from the coding sequence ATGGGCGCTAGGTCGCCAGAGGCCCCGGGTGAGTCGAGACGGGCGCTGTTCGCCGTCGCCCTGGCCGCTGTGCTGTGGGGCGGCACGTTCGTACTGGGCAAGGTCGCGCTGGAGGAGATCACGCCGACCTGGCTGATCGCCTGGCGGTTCGCGCTCGGCGCGGGCGCGCTGCTACCGTTTGTGCGGTGGCGCCGGGTGCGGCTCGGACGCGAGGAAATCCTCATGACGCTCGCCGGCGGCGCCATCGCGGCGCTCGTGGTGTTCCTGCTCCAGTTCGAGGGCCTCGCGCGGACGACGGCGAGCAGCGCGGCTCTTCTGGTGGCCGTGCTCCCGCCGCTGCTCGCGATCGCGGCGCTGGTCGTGGACCGGGAGATCCCGAGCCGGACAACGTGGGTCGCGATCGGCCTCTCAGTCGTGGGCGTGTTGCTTCTCGTGGGCCGCTCCGGTCCTGGCCGGACGCTCCTGGGCGACGCGCTGTGCCTGTCCTCGATGGTCGGAGCGGTCGCGTGGACGCTGCTCTCGCGCCGGCTCGCGCGGCGCATCGGCGCATTAGCCGCCACGGCGCTCCAGTTCACCGTCGGCGTGCCCCTGCTCGTCGGGCTCGGCCTCTGGCGCGGGGGCGCGGCGGTCCCGGTCTCGCCAGAGGCCTGGGGCGCCGTCCTCGTGCTCGGGACGGCCTGCACGGCGCTGACCTTCTGGTTGTTCAACTGGGGCGTGCTCCGGGTCCAAGCGGCCCGCGCGGGCGTGCTGTCCAACATCGAGCCCGCCGTGGGCGCACTGCTCGGGGTGACATTACTCGGCGAAACGCTCGGGCCTCTGGCCTCTCTCGGCGGCGCGCTACTGATCGCCGCCGCCGTCCTGGCCTCCCGCGCCGACACCTCTGGCGCGGTCGCGACTCCCGACATCGCGTCCGCCGTGCCTCTAACCGCTCTTGACGTGCGTCCGCTCCGCAAATGA
- a CDS encoding esterase/lipase family protein: MHRPVLLVPGFLDGPASFHRMARHLRDAGFETHSIRLTPRLATCSLHDFAQHLAREVDRHAGASGEVDLVGFSMGGLVSRLYVQRHGGADHVRRLITLASPHAGSHLARMMPQEATRQMRPGSELLTDLEEDVEVLEHVDPVSLWTPFDLTVVPGASGALPVGTSESIPVKAHRLMLYDQRVLDRVTELLRE, from the coding sequence ATGCACCGTCCCGTTCTCCTCGTTCCCGGCTTTCTCGACGGCCCGGCCAGCTTTCACCGCATGGCGCGGCACCTCCGCGACGCAGGCTTCGAGACGCACTCGATCCGTCTCACGCCGCGCCTGGCAACGTGCTCGCTGCACGATTTCGCGCAGCACCTCGCGCGAGAGGTCGACCGGCACGCCGGGGCCTCTGGCGAGGTGGACCTCGTCGGTTTCTCGATGGGGGGACTGGTCTCGCGCCTGTACGTGCAGCGTCACGGTGGCGCAGACCACGTGCGGCGGCTGATCACGCTCGCGTCTCCGCACGCGGGCAGCCACCTCGCGCGCATGATGCCGCAAGAGGCCACGCGCCAGATGCGCCCCGGAAGCGAGCTGCTGACGGACTTAGAAGAGGACGTCGAGGTCCTTGAGCACGTGGACCCCGTCTCGCTCTGGACGCCGTTCGACCTGACGGTCGTGCCGGGCGCCTCGGGCGCGCTGCCCGTCGGGACGAGCGAGTCGATTCCGGTCAAGGCGCACCGCCTGATGCTTTACGATCAGCGCGTGCTGGACCGCGTCACAGAACTACTCCGCGAGTAG
- a CDS encoding PIG-L family deacetylase, translated as MIRLVLPLALASGLILAACSASPSVTAPRPTLQTGPPEPEAPAGRPLVVMNLAAHPDDEDGLTMAYYRGHRDAMVYSVIYTRGEGGQNEAGPELYERLGAIRTRETEAAARVLGTQVYFLNHYDFGYSKHARESFAEWSVPRTSFWDKRPDDLSSDAGRDSVTAGLVRLYRLLKPDVVFTNHDTVTVGDDRQHGQHQAVGISGYDAFALAADPSYHPEQLDEPGVDLWQPKRLFLRRGGFASGAPEAYDVAVPVSSTCEPTAYRPEESCAERAVAGASLHVSQGFDVFAPRFYRDTTYFQLLRSAPEAPALASGATDLAAELVRPQLTEANAPEGSVLRYLAEAAPVLDEPGELSGPIAPMPEIFPPSGEAIRHLAESGRVERIPYALSDDTVVPGQEVTITWDSRADNPMAFFLDDVPIATANMRDGRVTFTVPDAAPLTIPVHRGMYRESFHVYPLVAAILDSNKVVTANLLPLAVAPPVVAELPAEPVALRDGENRVPLSLTVYDPTATSVTLDARVWWDGRIRLPMATAAAGDDQTVPASTPVAALSFEMEDQPPGPYEIELLAQTDPGSLSPLPFVDGMPAAILPDVSVAPGLRVGFVRSYDGTMGTAMTTMGASVTDLDSLALARGDFEGLDTIVIDIRAYLEREDLRQHNDKLLAWVARGGHLVVGYQKLFEWNSGRTHPLQADETNPDFAPFPLELGRERITMENVPVTVTMPEHPLFTAPHAITATDWEGWVQERGLYFPTDDADERYVRPLAMADAGEAPLTTGILLANVGEGTYLYSPLVWYRQLAALNPGAWRLFANLVSLPLTDGR; from the coding sequence GTGATCCGACTCGTCCTGCCTCTGGCGCTCGCCAGCGGCCTCATCCTCGCCGCCTGCTCCGCTTCCCCCAGCGTGACGGCGCCGCGCCCCACGCTCCAGACCGGCCCTCCTGAGCCCGAGGCCCCAGCCGGGCGACCGCTCGTGGTGATGAACCTCGCGGCACACCCCGACGACGAGGACGGCCTCACGATGGCGTACTACCGTGGTCACCGCGACGCCATGGTGTACTCGGTGATCTACACGCGGGGTGAGGGCGGGCAGAACGAAGCGGGGCCTGAGCTTTACGAACGCTTGGGCGCGATCCGCACGCGGGAGACCGAGGCCGCAGCGCGCGTGCTGGGCACGCAGGTGTACTTCCTCAACCACTACGACTTCGGCTACTCCAAGCACGCTCGCGAGTCGTTCGCAGAGTGGAGTGTGCCTCGGACGAGCTTCTGGGACAAGCGCCCGGACGATCTCAGCTCCGACGCCGGACGAGACAGTGTGACGGCAGGCCTCGTCCGCCTATACCGCCTACTCAAGCCCGACGTCGTCTTTACCAACCACGACACGGTTACCGTTGGCGACGACCGCCAGCACGGGCAGCACCAGGCCGTCGGCATCTCGGGGTACGACGCCTTCGCGCTTGCCGCCGACCCGAGCTATCACCCGGAGCAACTCGACGAACCCGGCGTGGACCTCTGGCAACCCAAGCGCCTCTTCCTCCGTCGCGGTGGGTTCGCCTCTGGCGCGCCAGAGGCCTACGACGTGGCCGTGCCGGTCTCCAGCACGTGCGAGCCGACGGCCTACCGGCCGGAGGAGTCCTGCGCCGAGCGCGCCGTGGCGGGCGCCTCGCTGCACGTCTCGCAGGGCTTCGACGTGTTCGCGCCCCGCTTCTACCGCGACACGACGTATTTCCAACTCCTGCGCTCGGCGCCAGAGGCCCCGGCGCTCGCCTCTGGCGCGACGGACCTCGCCGCGGAGCTCGTCCGCCCGCAGCTGACGGAGGCGAACGCACCCGAGGGCTCCGTTCTCCGCTACCTCGCGGAGGCCGCGCCCGTGCTCGACGAACCGGGAGAACTCTCCGGCCCCATTGCACCGATGCCGGAGATCTTCCCGCCCAGCGGCGAAGCCATCCGGCACCTCGCAGAAAGCGGTCGGGTGGAGCGCATCCCGTACGCGCTTTCCGACGACACCGTCGTCCCCGGGCAGGAGGTCACGATCACGTGGGACTCGCGGGCGGACAACCCGATGGCGTTTTTCCTCGACGACGTTCCCATCGCGACGGCCAACATGAGGGACGGACGCGTGACGTTCACCGTCCCGGATGCCGCCCCGCTCACCATCCCGGTGCATCGCGGGATGTACCGCGAGAGCTTCCACGTGTACCCCCTCGTGGCGGCCATCCTGGACAGCAACAAAGTGGTGACGGCGAACCTCCTGCCTCTGGCGGTCGCGCCGCCCGTCGTCGCGGAGCTACCGGCCGAGCCGGTGGCCCTCCGCGACGGCGAGAACCGCGTCCCGCTCTCCCTCACCGTCTACGACCCGACTGCGACGAGCGTGACGCTGGACGCCCGCGTATGGTGGGACGGCCGCATCCGCCTGCCCATGGCGACGGCCGCCGCTGGCGACGACCAGACCGTCCCGGCGTCCACGCCAGTGGCCGCGCTGAGCTTCGAGATGGAGGACCAGCCCCCGGGCCCCTACGAGATCGAGCTTCTGGCGCAGACCGACCCCGGCAGCCTCAGCCCGCTCCCGTTCGTGGACGGCATGCCGGCCGCCATCCTGCCCGACGTGTCGGTCGCCCCCGGCCTCCGCGTCGGCTTCGTGCGCTCCTACGACGGCACGATGGGCACAGCAATGACCACGATGGGCGCCAGCGTCACCGACCTGGACTCGCTCGCCCTCGCCAGAGGTGACTTCGAAGGCCTCGACACGATCGTGATCGACATCCGGGCGTACTTGGAGCGCGAGGACCTGCGCCAGCACAACGACAAGCTCCTGGCGTGGGTCGCCAGAGGCGGGCACCTCGTCGTCGGCTACCAGAAGCTGTTCGAGTGGAATAGCGGCCGCACGCACCCGCTTCAGGCCGACGAGACCAACCCGGACTTCGCGCCCTTCCCGCTGGAACTCGGCCGCGAGCGCATCACGATGGAGAACGTGCCCGTGACCGTCACGATGCCCGAGCACCCGCTGTTCACCGCGCCACACGCGATCACGGCCACGGACTGGGAGGGCTGGGTGCAGGAGCGCGGCCTCTACTTCCCCACCGACGATGCGGACGAACGCTACGTGCGGCCTCTGGCGATGGCGGACGCGGGCGAGGCCCCGCTCACGACGGGCATCTTGCTCGCGAACGTGGGCGAGGGCACGTACCTCTACTCCCCGCTCGTGTGGTACCGCCAGCTCGCGGCGCTGAACCCAGGCGCGTGGCGGCTTTTCGCCAACCTCGTCTCGCTCCCGCTCACGGATGGGCGCTAG
- a CDS encoding carboxypeptidase M32, protein MDALRSHLATIQDLRHTAAVLEWDQETHMPEGSAEGRTHQISTVRRLAHELFASGETAQLLDSANARGELDEALILVTRRDLARATRLPADLVAEMAEATSRAKGVWAEARVQSDWSHFAPHLQRILDLSIQKADLLRPVLQEERGPDYTPEPADARYDALLDEYEHGASTADVAEVFRALRAELVPLVEHAASRPPVHDEPLYRYVPEGVQWELGLEVAQQFGYDFARGRQDLSAHPFTTSFGIDDVRITTRVDPNFFPTALYGTLHEAGHALYEQGIDPALARTPLADGTSLGIHESQSRLWENQVGRSRPFWRRHFADFQDRIGTWMDLTADDLWRATNRVQPSLIRVEADEITYHLHVLLRFTLEREMIAGRLDVADVPEAWNTGMQSLLGVTPETAGDGCLQDIHWSLGAIGYFPTYTLGTLISAQLWDAMAQDLGDMEAIIASGEYGAILGWLREHVHRFGRARSGAQILRDATGSDLDPGPWLDYARKKVHAVYGVDGDSWASSLDAMDG, encoded by the coding sequence ATGGACGCCCTCCGCTCCCACCTCGCCACCATCCAGGACCTCCGCCACACCGCCGCCGTGCTGGAGTGGGATCAGGAAACGCACATGCCCGAAGGCAGCGCCGAGGGCCGCACGCACCAGATCTCGACCGTCCGGCGCCTCGCGCACGAGCTGTTCGCCTCTGGCGAGACTGCGCAGCTATTGGATTCCGCCAACGCCCGCGGTGAGTTGGACGAAGCACTCATCCTCGTGACGCGCCGCGACTTGGCACGCGCCACGCGCCTGCCCGCGGACCTCGTGGCCGAGATGGCCGAGGCCACGAGCCGAGCCAAAGGCGTTTGGGCCGAGGCGCGCGTCCAGAGCGACTGGAGCCACTTCGCGCCCCACCTCCAGCGCATCCTGGACCTCAGCATCCAGAAGGCGGACCTCTTGCGCCCCGTCCTCCAAGAGGAACGCGGCCCGGACTACACGCCTGAACCTGCCGACGCCCGCTACGACGCCCTCTTAGACGAGTACGAGCACGGCGCCTCGACCGCCGACGTCGCCGAGGTCTTCCGAGCGCTGCGCGCCGAACTCGTGCCCCTTGTGGAGCACGCCGCCTCGCGGCCGCCCGTCCATGACGAGCCACTGTACCGCTACGTCCCCGAAGGCGTGCAGTGGGAGCTCGGCCTCGAAGTCGCGCAGCAGTTCGGCTACGATTTCGCCAGAGGCCGCCAGGACCTCTCCGCGCACCCTTTCACGACCTCGTTCGGCATCGACGACGTGCGCATCACGACGCGCGTCGATCCCAACTTCTTTCCCACGGCGCTCTACGGTACGCTCCACGAGGCCGGACACGCGCTCTACGAGCAGGGCATCGACCCCGCGCTCGCGCGGACGCCTCTGGCGGACGGCACCTCGTTGGGCATCCACGAGAGCCAAAGCCGGCTGTGGGAAAACCAGGTGGGCCGCAGCCGTCCGTTCTGGCGCCGCCACTTCGCGGACTTCCAGGACCGCATCGGCACGTGGATGGACCTCACGGCGGACGACCTTTGGCGCGCCACCAACCGCGTGCAACCCAGCCTGATCCGCGTCGAGGCCGACGAGATCACCTACCACCTGCACGTCCTCTTGAGGTTCACGTTGGAGCGCGAGATGATCGCGGGGCGCCTCGACGTGGCCGACGTGCCGGAAGCGTGGAACACGGGCATGCAGTCGCTGCTCGGCGTGACGCCGGAAACCGCGGGCGACGGCTGCCTTCAGGACATCCACTGGTCGCTCGGCGCGATCGGCTACTTCCCGACCTACACCCTCGGCACGCTGATCAGCGCCCAGCTCTGGGACGCGATGGCGCAGGACCTCGGCGATATGGAGGCCATCATCGCCTCTGGCGAGTACGGCGCCATCCTCGGCTGGCTGCGCGAGCACGTGCACCGCTTTGGGCGCGCCCGCTCCGGCGCACAGATCCTCCGCGACGCCACGGGCTCCGACCTCGACCCCGGCCCGTGGCTGGACTACGCCCGGAAAAAGGTCCACGCCGTCTACGGCGTCGATGGGGACAGCTGGGCCTCCTCGCTAGACGCGATGGACGGCTAG
- the zapE gene encoding AFG1/ZapE family ATPase: protein MNLPPDTQSADLAPPARFDEARFRLYRPQTEKQADALEKARTFVRLARIRYARPGWFGLAPKRKTGLRGGLYLVGPVGTGKTHLLASIYHALTTPETPGAEPIACAFTHSSDLFRSTLTPEAYAERVASGAKVLCVDEIELDDPAQEVRLIGVLRALRERRVTLAATSNADPDALIEGAQFGNERLARFIREEFERQYHVVLVPGEDFRQRLAKPGRAWVGPLAAAQRAMREAFEAASEPKRWLAFPDLLALTASTERQRLADDLASGDALFLDGVAISSTDDALRLLRVMDDLYGRPDPPTLYFTSQTEPASWFDPREHAGLARGIAEKFHRTVSRMTGLAEVERVS, encoded by the coding sequence ATGAACCTGCCACCCGATACCCAGAGCGCGGACCTCGCGCCACCGGCCCGCTTTGACGAGGCGCGCTTTCGGCTGTACCGGCCGCAGACCGAGAAGCAGGCCGACGCGCTTGAGAAAGCGCGCACGTTCGTGCGACTCGCACGTATCCGCTACGCCCGACCCGGCTGGTTTGGGCTCGCCCCCAAGCGGAAGACCGGCCTCCGCGGCGGGCTCTACCTCGTCGGTCCGGTGGGGACGGGCAAGACGCATCTCTTGGCGTCGATCTACCACGCGCTCACCACGCCCGAAACGCCCGGCGCCGAGCCCATCGCGTGCGCGTTTACGCACTCCTCCGACCTCTTCCGCTCCACGCTCACGCCAGAGGCCTACGCCGAGCGCGTCGCGTCTGGCGCGAAAGTGCTCTGCGTGGACGAGATCGAGTTGGACGATCCCGCGCAGGAGGTCCGCCTGATCGGCGTGCTCCGAGCGCTCCGCGAACGGCGCGTGACCCTCGCCGCGACTTCCAACGCCGACCCAGACGCACTGATTGAGGGCGCGCAGTTCGGCAACGAGCGCCTCGCGCGGTTCATCCGCGAGGAGTTCGAGCGCCAGTACCACGTCGTCCTCGTCCCCGGCGAGGACTTCCGCCAGCGGCTCGCCAAGCCCGGCCGCGCCTGGGTGGGGCCTCTGGCGGCGGCGCAGCGTGCCATGCGCGAGGCGTTTGAGGCGGCGTCGGAGCCCAAGCGCTGGCTCGCTTTCCCAGACCTCCTCGCGCTCACGGCGAGCACCGAGCGCCAGAGGCTCGCCGACGATCTCGCCTCTGGCGACGCGCTCTTTTTGGACGGCGTGGCGATCTCCAGCACGGACGACGCGCTCCGCCTCCTGCGCGTCATGGACGACCTCTACGGACGCCCGGACCCGCCGACGCTGTACTTCACGAGTCAGACCGAGCCGGCCTCGTGGTTCGACCCGCGCGAGCATGCGGGCCTCGCCAGAGGCATCGCGGAGAAATTCCACCGCACGGTCTCGCGAATGACGGGACTCGCAGAGGTAGAGAGAGTCAGTTGA